Genomic window (Pirellulales bacterium):
CGGTCGGGGCTCGGTCGAGCATCGCAGCGGCGGCGAGCAGCGCCCGCTCGGCTTGCCGGGCGTAGGCGTCGCGACCGGTGAGCTTGGCCAGCCGCACGAGCGCCGTGGCCGCCATGCCGTTGGCCGCGGGAACGCTGCTGTCGGTGACGTCCTTGGTGCGGGCGATCAGTTGCTCGTGGTCGTCGGCGGTGAAGTAGAAGCCGCCCGCTTGCGGATCGGCGAACCGGTCGATCATCACGTCGGCCAGCGCGAGCGCCTCCTCGACGTACCGCGGCGCGAACGTCGTTTCGTAGAGCGTAATGAGGGCGTTGGCAAGATAGGCGTAGTCGTCGAGGTACGCGTCGAGTTTGGCCCGGCCTTGGCGCCAGGCGTGGAGGAGGCGGCCATCGGGGCGGCGGAGTTCGCGGAGCAGAAAGTCGGCGGCGTGCTGCGCGGCCGCGGCGAATCGCGGTTCGCCGAGCGCGGCGCCGGCGCGGGCCAGCGCGTCGATCGCCAGGGCGTTCCACGAGACGAGCACTTTGTCGTCCTTGCCGGGACGCACGCGCCGCTCGCGAGCGGCGAACAGCTTGGCGCGGCTCGCGGCGAGTTCGGCGGCGAGCGAGTCCGCGTCGCGGTTCATCAGCTTGGCGGCCTGCTCGATCGATCTGGGGAGGTGGAGAATGTTGCGCCCCTCGAAGTTCCCCGCGTCGGAGACGTCGTAGACTCGGCCGAATGTTTCCGCGGCGTCGTCGCCGAGCACGGCGGCGAGTTCGGCGGGTGTCCAGGTGGAGAACAGTCCCTCGTGCCCCTCGCTGTCGGCGTCCTCGGTGCTGTGGAACCCGCCGGCGGGGTCGGTCATGTCGCGGAGGACGTAGTCGAGCGTTTCGCGGACGATGCGTTCGTACCCGGGATCGCCGGTCGCTTGGAACGCCTCGAGGAAGACGCCGGCCAGCAGGGCGTTGTCGTACAGCATCTTCTCGAAGTGAGGGACCAGCCACCGCTCGTCGACCGAGTAGCGGGCGAACCCGCCGCCGAGGTGGTCGTAGATCCCTCCCGCGGCCATGCGGTCGAGCGTGAGGCGGACCATGGCGAGCGACTGCTCGGCGCCGGTCCGCCGCCAGTGCCGCAGGCAGAGTTGCAGGTCCATGGGGTGGGGAAATTTCGGCGCTCGGCCGAAGCCGCCCCAGGTCGGATCGAACGCGCGGCTCAGTTGCACGATCGCCGCGTTGAGTTGCCCGCGGCCGAGTTCGGCGTCGTCGGCCGACGCGCCGCCGGCGGTTTGCAGCTCGGCCGTGATTTGGTCGGCCATCGCCTGGGCCTGCTCGCGACGGTTGTCCCAGGCGTCGGCCACGGCGCGCAGCACGTCGTCGAACCCCGGCATCCCCCCGCGGGCAGTCGGCGGGAAGTAGGTCCCCGCGTAGAACGGTTTGAGATCGGGGGTGAGGAACACCGACATCGGCCAGCCGCCGCGGCCGGTCATCATCTGCACGGCGTTCATGTAGATCTGGTCGAGATCGGGCCGTTCCTCGCGGTCGACCTTCACGGCGACGAAGTGCTCGTTGACGATCGCCGCGATTCGCTCGTCCTCGAAGCTCTCGTGCTCCATGACGTGGCACCAGTGGCACGCCGCGTAGCCGATCGAGAGGAAGATCGGCTTTTGTTCGGTGCGGGCGCGTGCGAGCGCTTCGGGCCCCCAGGGTCGCCAGTCGACCGGATTGTGCTGGTGCTGGAGCAGGTAGGGTGACGACTCGTCGGCAAGACGGTTGGGCATGGCGAGGGGGGAGAGGTCAGGGGACGGAGATCGGAGGATCAGACGTCAGTTTAGAGGGGATGGGGAGCGAGTTGGGACAGGCTTCCGTGAAAGTGCCCTGGTATTTTGCAAATCGGCGCGAATCGGCGGGGGAACATCGCTTTTCGGCGCCCTGCAGCCGTTGGTCGGCGAGCGGGCCTTGCGCCGGCAGAGGTGCGTACGCACAATCGCGCACATTCACGGGCAGTTCTGTTGGCGATCCTCGGCACGGTCCGCGGCTCAAGTTTGTTGGCGGGGCGAGTCGATACCGAGCGATGTCCGGTGCGCCGTGCGCGCTTGGACGCGGGCTTTTCATCGCTTCTCACTTCCCCTCGCGGCGCCGGCGGTGCTGTCATGCTCGACTTTTTCTTGCGGCCGCTCAGGCAACTTGTCCAGACGCTCGTCGGCGACGACTCGCCGCGGCAGGTGGCGTGGGGGTTTGCGCTGGGAATGCTCGTGGGCTGCCTGCCCAAGGGGAACCTGTTGGTGCTGACGCTGGGGATCCTTCTGTGGTCGCTGCGCGTGAGCATTCCTGCGGCGCTCTTGGCCGGGGGGGTGTTCTCGCTGCTGGCGCCGCTGTGGGACGGCGCGGCGCATGCAATTGGTTCGGCGATCATCTCCTCGGAGACGCTGCGGCCCTGGTTCGCCGCGCTGTACCAGGCGCCGCTGGGGCGGTTCACGGGGCTCACGAACACGGCGGTCGTGGGGCAGTTGGCGATCGGGCTGTACTGTCTCTACCCCGCTTACTGGGCCGCCCGGCTGGCGGCGACACGGATTCGACCAAGGATGGCGAAATGGCTGCTCAGCTACCGGGTGATACGCTGGCTCAAGGGAGCGGAGATCGGGGCCCAATTGGGGCTCGAGGCCTAGGCCCCACGTTCGTCGCCGGCGAAGCGGTCGAAGCGGTCGCGATTGCGCTGGCCGAGGCCGCGCGGAAGACCTCCGCAAAACCGAAGCGGCAGGGGCTGCTCCGCTGGGGCTACGTCTTGCCGCGACTGGCGGTTGCGCTCGTCTTGGTCGGGCTGGTTCGGTACGGGCTCGACCCTGCGCTCAAGTGGGGGATCACGGCCAGCGGCGAGGCGGCCTTGGGCGCCAAGGTCGAGATCGGCGAGTTACGGACGACCTTGCGCGGAGGACGGCTGGAGATCCGCGACTTCGCGGCGGCTCATCCGGCGAAGGAGATGCGCAACCTCGTCGAGGCTGGCGCGGGGACCTTTGCGGTCGATGTGGCCGAACTGTGCCGCGGGCGGCTGCGGGTCGTCGACGGGCGCGTCACGGGGATCGCTTTCGACGGCGAACGGACCGTTTCAGGCGCGCTGCCGGCACGCGACAAGTCGGACGCCGACGCCGGGCCGTCGATGTTCGATCCCCTGGTCGACGCCGCGGTCGAGCACGGCGGCGCGTGGTTCGACGACGTGAGCAGCCGGCTGGAAAGCGACCTCGAATCGCAACTGCAGACCCCCGCGGTCGCGCGCGATCTGGAAGCCCGCTGGCCGCAGGAATACGCCGAGCTGCGCGGAGCGGTCGACGACCTGCAGGTACGCGGCAAGCGGCTTGAAACGGCGGCGCGGGAGCTTAAGAAGAATCCGCTGCGGAATCTGGCCGCGACCGAGCGACTGGCGGCCGACGTCGCGGCGATCGATCGCCAAGTGAAGGAGCTCCACGCACGGCTTGAGACGCTGCCCAAGCAGGCCGAGGCGGATCGCAAGGCGATCGACGCGGCCCGCAAACATGACCAGCAGTTCTTGCGCGAGCAAGCCGCCGCGCTCAAGAAGCTCGACGGCGACCAGTTGTCGCGGTACTTGCTGGGGGACGAGGCGC
Coding sequences:
- a CDS encoding thioredoxin domain-containing protein, coding for MPNRLADESSPYLLQHQHNPVDWRPWGPEALARARTEQKPIFLSIGYAACHWCHVMEHESFEDERIAAIVNEHFVAVKVDREERPDLDQIYMNAVQMMTGRGGWPMSVFLTPDLKPFYAGTYFPPTARGGMPGFDDVLRAVADAWDNRREQAQAMADQITAELQTAGGASADDAELGRGQLNAAIVQLSRAFDPTWGGFGRAPKFPHPMDLQLCLRHWRRTGAEQSLAMVRLTLDRMAAGGIYDHLGGGFARYSVDERWLVPHFEKMLYDNALLAGVFLEAFQATGDPGYERIVRETLDYVLRDMTDPAGGFHSTEDADSEGHEGLFSTWTPAELAAVLGDDAAETFGRVYDVSDAGNFEGRNILHLPRSIEQAAKLMNRDADSLAAELAASRAKLFAARERRVRPGKDDKVLVSWNALAIDALARAGAALGEPRFAAAAQHAADFLLRELRRPDGRLLHAWRQGRAKLDAYLDDYAYLANALITLYETTFAPRYVEEALALADVMIDRFADPQAGGFYFTADDHEQLIARTKDVTDSSVPAANGMAATALVRLAKLTGRDAYARQAERALLAAAAMLDRAPTAMGQTLLALDLRLGPTYELVFADGGNASAAAAALADLRRRYLPHVVLAATPADGAPPPAPLADLLAGKSPLDGQPTLYVCEDFTCREPAVGVAAIHAALNALETP
- a CDS encoding TIGR03546 family protein; protein product: MLDFFLRPLRQLVQTLVGDDSPRQVAWGFALGMLVGCLPKGNLLVLTLGILLWSLRVSIPAALLAGGVFSLLAPLWDGAAHAIGSAIISSETLRPWFAALYQAPLGRFTGLTNTAVVGQLAIGLYCLYPAYWAARLAATRIRPRMAKWLLSYRVIRWLKGAEIGAQLGLEA
- a CDS encoding TIGR03545 family protein; this translates as MAAQLPGDTLAQGSGDRGPIGARGLGPTFVAGEAVEAVAIALAEAARKTSAKPKRQGLLRWGYVLPRLAVALVLVGLVRYGLDPALKWGITASGEAALGAKVEIGELRTTLRGGRLEIRDFAAAHPAKEMRNLVEAGAGTFAVDVAELCRGRLRVVDGRVTGIAFDGERTVSGALPARDKSDADAGPSMFDPLVDAAVEHGGAWFDDVSSRLESDLESQLQTPAVARDLEARWPQEYAELRGAVDDLQVRGKRLETAARELKKNPLRNLAATERLAADVAAIDRQVKELHARLETLPKQAEADRKAIDAARKHDQQFLREQAAALKKLDGDQLSRYLLGDEAHGYVGTTLAWVETARALVPKKRPSAKPPKQRGVTVVFADRPRPAVLVERVELLGSARLDGRTLELAGLLTHAASQPELHPEPARLALRGSGAQEFTLEATLDRRGDVAHDTLVFHCPQLPLPGRTLGKAEKIAVEVAPGTASLAAHIELVGDRIEGTVEYLQGTTRLTASTPAVRDAGLGEALNESLANLARVEAKLVLSGTTRRPRVELTSNLGPDLAAGFDRAFRAYLTDKSNRIVAKAQAKVDEQVAKLDGKRRAAQDELLAKLGDNQELLAQLGGLAGGELPSIVTLPGGKTVSTDVNAAAAGAQAKATKAATAKLGELQQKLLK